A window from Symbiopectobacterium purcellii encodes these proteins:
- a CDS encoding YgdI/YgdR family lipoprotein — translation MKNKIAIIAIAMAALSLTACSSNYVLHTNDGRTIVAEGKPKVDEDTGMIRYIDAYGHEQQINRDNLREMVEAK, via the coding sequence ATGAAGAATAAAATAGCAATTATTGCCATCGCGATGGCCGCACTCTCTTTGACTGCCTGTTCGAGTAATTATGTGTTGCATACCAATGACGGACGCACCATTGTTGCAGAAGGGAAACCAAAAGTGGACGAGGATACCGGAATGATCCGCTATATCGATGCCTACGGTCACGAACAGCAGATCAACCGCGATAACCTGAGGGAAATGGTGGAGGCCAAGTAG